The bacterium DNA window GCCATATTCGGCTGGCCGGCAATCGATGCCTGCAATTCCTTGATGGCGGCGTCGGTTTCTCCCCCGGCGAGGTGAATTCTGCCGAGCAGCAGGTGCGCCACCGGGTTCTGCGGCTCACGCGCCAGCAACTTGTTGACCGTGGCCTCAGCCTCCGGTAACTGATTTTGAGCAAGCAAGAGGCCGGCGATTCGGAGGTCTGCCGCGGCCAATGACGGCGCCACCGACCGCGCCGCACGGTACTCGACGATGGCGTCCACGAGCCGCTGCCGTGCTGCGTACAGATCGCCGAGCGCGAGATGCGGCTCAGCTCGCTGTGGGAACGCCCGGATGGCGTTCCGTAACACCTGCTCCGCGGCGTCCCAGCGAGCGCGGCGCTCCAGATACGCACTCAGCGCTAAGCGGAATTGGGGGGCCGATCCGACACGGGCGGCTTGCGTATACGCTTGCTCCGCCTCTTCATATTGGTCTCCGATCTCATAGATTGAACCGCTCACAGCATACGCATCGGCTGATTGCGGATCGAGCTTCAACGCTTCCGCGGTTTCACGCACCGCGCCCGATAGATCTCCCCGGGCCTCCAGAATACGTGCCAGGAGGATATGGGCGTGAGTGTTGCGAGGTTCCTGCGTCAGTACGCGCGTCGTCTGGTCTCCTGCATCGGCGAGCCGGCCGGCCGAAACAAGCACATCCGCCAGATCAAGGCGCGCCTTCACGCTTCGAGGATCAAGTTCGACGCTCTTACTGAGACTTTGATAGGCTCCGTTGAGATCGCCGTCACGGAAGTAGGCGACGCCGAGTTTGTTGAAGAGCGCGGCGGAGCGCTGTGTGAACTGTAGGGCGCTACGGTAGTCAAGAGTCGCTTCCTCATACCGCCCAGCGGCCAACGCGGCGTCTCCGCGGGCCTCGTACCGGGCTTGGCGCGCACCCGGCCGTTCCCGTGCCCACCCCCAAGCCGCGAGGATCACAAGAATTAGCCCCGCAATCATGAGCACGCGACCTTTTGTGTTCTTGCGCCAGCGCATGATTTCTCGTTGCTCCCTTTCCGTCTCTAGCTTAGGTCCACTCGCCTGAAACGCGAGAAAGCCGGATTTGGCTTCCGGCTTTCTCGCACTCGCCGCGGCCTTGCCTATCGCAGAGTTGCGCGAAGGAAGGCTGACTACGCCTTTGGTTTGAAGAGCGATTGCCTACGCATTACGACCAGCCCGGCCAGACCCGGCAGCCCCGTTGCGAGGAGAAGCAGGGACCCGGGCTCGGGGACGCTGCTGAGGCAGTCGTTCGTGCTCGTGCCACTGCCGCCTCCCGTCAGAGGGACGCTCGCGATGAACCCCGTGCAAGAACTCCCGTTCGATGAAGTCCACTTCACGTGCCCGCAATACCCTCCGGTCGTGTCGCTTAGGCCGGTTAGCGAAACCGGGGTGCTGAAAACGCCGGGGGTCGAGGAGTCGTTCACGAACTTTCCAAAGCCATCGCACGCGAAGCTGTTGCTCGAGCTCGGCCCGTTCCAGAGTTCTTCAGTAAACCCTACTGGGGTGTACGTAATGCCGCCGTTCGTGAAGGCGTCAAGCGTCCACGTGAGGCTTGTGCTGGTTACGTCTACCGTCCCGAACGTAATAGTGTTCTCCGGCAACCCCGCTAGGTTAATGTAGGTAAGGTCGACGGTAGTCGCCGATGCTGGCGCAACGAGCACCAACGTCATCGGTACGAATACCGCGAGGGGCACCAGCAACAGAAAAGCGGCCCAACGCCCTCGTGTCATATGTGCACTCCTCCCAGACTGCCCATTACTGCTGGTACAACGCTAACAGAGATCAGAAAAATTGTCTCTCCACCTTTGGAACACTCTTCTGTTCCATAATCGTCACCAAGGGCAGTACGAACATATGTTTGTCTACCGCCCCCAAATGAACCGCTTCATTGCGGCAACAGGCTGTTGAATCTCGGGAAGACCGCGCGTACAAAGGCGGTTTCGCGGGCGACCGTTTCCTCAAGTCCGCCGGCAAGCGGTGCGTTCACTCGCACCAACGCTTCGTCGCTACGGTGCTGCGTTAGTGACACCCACGCAAGAAGACCAACCGCCTGGAGTTCTTTGGCAGCGACCGCGCCCTGCATCTGGTACCAATAGAGAACAACCTGCTGGTCTCCACCCTTCTGGATCAGATTGCGATTGACCGTCACGGTCCGACCGGGCAGACTTATTCGCTCGAGTCCGGACTGCGCGATGTACCATCCGGCCCCGGGAAGACAGACGGCGGGGGAGTGCAGGCGCGTGTCGGGCGGCTGCGACGAGTAATATGCGACGTACAACCACAACGCGTGTCCCGTTGTATCCTCGTAACGGCGCAGCAAATAATCGTCGGCACGCAGGACGGCCAGCACGTCCGGTGTGAGATAGCCAGTCTGCCCTCGCCATACCGAGAACTGCAACGGGAGGTTCTCGAGGGGGCGGTGGAGGGAGACGCCCGGAGCATACTCGACGGTCCGGAGCACGCCGGCGGCCACGATGATCGCGACGAACGCAAACAGGTAGGCGGTCCGGTTCATGTCCCTGTAGTTCCTGGACGGCGGCTACCGAGTGCCCCGCCCACCATGACCATGAGGCCAAACGCGACGACGAAGATAAGCCATCCCGAAAACAGGTGATAGAATCCCATTGCCGCTTCGCTGCCAAAGATCTGAGCCAACACACCCGTCAGTGTGACCCTGGCCGCGTTGGCGACGACCGCGATCGGGATCGCGGAGGCGACGAGAGCCGCCTGGGATCTCCACGTTTTTTGCGAGAAGTACGCGAAGACGACCGCCAGCGCCAGCAGAGCGACGAGCGACCGAATCCCGCTGCACGCCTCGGTTACCTCGAGACGGCTGTTCGCCAGGTCGATGATGTTCCCCTCGCGCAGGACGGGGATGTTCGCAAGATCGAGCGTCGTGCCGGCCACGCGCGCCGCCAGCAGTTGCAGCGGAAAGGCTACTTTGTTGAGGACCGGTGCAGGCAGCGGAATCATGAACAGCAAGAAAATGAGCGGAAACGCGGCAATTCGGAGAGCGTCCCTCCCGGCCAGTAGCATCGTCAGGCCGGCGACGGTCACGAGGAACGACAACCGCACGGGATAACCGAAGGCGGAGGCCTGGCCGACGATCAGTAGGGCCAGTCCGAGCAAGAGCACCGGATAACCCCACGCAGACGTCTCGATCCGGCACCGCATGAGCTGGCGACGCCGTTCCCACAGCAGATATCCGCTGATCAGCGGGACGAGGAAGCCGTGGGAGTAATTCTCGTCGGTCCACCACTGCGTCGCTAGATCTGCGAAGACATGCCCGTAGAGGAACGCGACCGCTCCGCCGAGAGCCAGGAGCTGCAACACGAGGGCCAGGGGAGGCACCGCAACACTCTCGCGGGCCCGGCCGGGAACGGTCGTCTCGATCTGAGAGAGAATGGGATCCTCGTTTCCTGTCCGCCGTTCTTCTCGAATGCTAGCCCCGGCGGAACCGGCAGTCTGCGATCAAAAGGATGAAATATCCGGATCGTTCGATGTTTCCCGGTCCCCGGGAGGCACGGGAGGCACGGTGCCCTGCCGACCGATCGTACGCGGGCCTGCGTGCGTTTCATCCGAAGGATACTTCCGCTTCATCCCTCCTCAGGGACACCGCCGCCGACCGCCTCTCTTATACTTCGATACATGGGCGGGTCGTGCGCGGTCCCTGAAACACGCGATTTCTGGGCTTCGCAGCGCGCCCTCGTGATCGCCCCCCACGCGGACGACGAGGCATACGGGTGCGCGGGGACAATCGCGAAGATCAAGGCCGCCGGCGGCAGCGTGCACGTCATTGTGGTGTCCGTCGGCGACCTGCAGCACTACAAATCGGAGGCACCGACGGTTGCCGCCGAGACGCGGGAAGCTGAGCTGCGGGCTTCCATGGACCTCCTCAAGGTCGACGGGTACGAAGTGCTGTTCCGGGACGCGAAGACGCACCTGCGCTTGGATGCGATCCCCCGGCGGGATCTCATCGCGCTGTTCGAACGGGACGCTCAATACGCCATCGACAAGGTGCGGCCGACCGCGCTGATCCTTCCGCATCCTTCCTATAATCAAGACCACGAAGCCGTCTTCAAGGCCGGCTTCGCGGCGTGCCGCCCGCACCTGCGGGGCGATAAGCCCTTCATCAACATGGTCCTCGCCTGCGACGCCGCGCAGTTGGGCTGGGGCGACGGGTTTCGTCCGGACCTCTACGTCGATATTTCGGAGTACCTGTCCGTCAAGCTGGATGCCCTCGCCTGCCATAGGTCGCAGCTGCGCCGGCTTCCGGACCCCGGAAGCATCAAGAACGTCGAATATCTGGCGCGATTCCGCGGTGCCAATATCGCGGTGGACGCCGCCGAGGCCTTCGAGTGCCACCGCGTCGTGCTATGATCGCACATTCCCGTCCGACGATTGGGCCGGAGGACGTTGACGGCGTCGCCCGGGTGCTTCAATCCGGACACCTGGCTCAGGGCAGCGTGGTGGCGGACTTTGAGGCCGCCGTCGCAGGCTATCTCGGGCGGCGCGGCGGTGTGGCGACAAATTCCGGGACCGCCGCACTGCACTTGGCGTTGCTGACGCTCGACGTCGGTCCGGGAGACGAAGTGCTTCTGCCGTCGTACACATGCGTCGCGCTGCTGCACGCAGTCCGGCACGTCGGCGCGACCCCCCGCCTCGTGGACCTGGCCGAAGGTGAATACGCCATGTGCCCGCGAGAGGCAGGCCGCCTGATCACGAGCCGCACCCGGGCGATGATCGTTCCCCACATGTTCGGAGTGCCGGCGGATCTGGACGCGCTCTGCGATCTCGGCGTGCCGGTGATTGAAGACTGTGCCCAATCCCTGGGCGCGACATACCAGGGGCGGCCCGCCGGCGGCGCCGGCGTCATTACCGTGTGCTCGTTTTACGCCACCAAGGTCATCACCACGGGCGAAGGCGGCATGCTCCTCTCGAACTCCGAGGTGGTGCTGAGGCGGGCGCGTGATCTTCGAGATTACGACGGCCGCGGCGCCCTTCCGGTCCGGTTCAATTACAAGATGACGGATATGCAGGCCGCGCTCGGCTTGAGTCAATTCGGGCGGCTCTCCGCGTTCCTCGTCCGCCGCCGCGCGTTGGCCGCCCGATACCACGCGGCGCTCCGCGACCTGCCGCTCGTGCTGCCGTACCCGCTGCCGCAGCGGTCGCACATCTACTACCGGTACGTGGTCGGCATCCGCGGCGCGGCGGAGGCCGCCCGCGCGCTGCGCGAGCTCGGCGTTGAATGCAAGCCCCCGGTGCCCCGACCGCTGCACGCCCTGCTCGGGCAGAGGGGCTTCGACCGTACCGAGCACGCGGCCGCAACGGCGCTTTCCTTACCGCTGTACCCGTCCCTGACCGACGACCAGGCCGAGATCGTTCTTCGCGCGGCCGTCGCGGTCTTCACCAGAAAGGAGACAGAACAACGGCTCCTTACCTCTTCGGCTTCCTGAGCGCCCTTGGAATCTCGCTGATCCTCACCCCCGTAAGCGGATGGCTCGGGGAGCGTCTGGGTGTGCTGGACTTTCCGTCCGAGCGCAAGATTCACCGCCGCCCGACGCCGCGGCTCGGCGGGCTCGCAGTGTTCGTCGCGTTTGCCGCTTCGACCGCCGTGGACATCAGGCCGGGGCGGCTGGACCAGATGATGTTGTTGCTGGCGGGCGCGGCGGCGTTCAGCGTGATCGGCCTTCTTGACGATCTGCGCAATGCGGGCGCGTGGAAGCTCGGCCTCGAGGCGGCGGTGGTGGTGACCGTTGTTCGCCTTGGCGGTGTCAACGCCCAATTGCCGTGGCCGTACGCCGGCGAGATCCTCGCGGTGCTCTGGATCTTGGGGGTGGCGAACGCGCTGAACTGCTTCGACTGCGCCGACGGCGTGGCCGCCGGCACCGTGGCTGTGACCGCCCTCATGCTCATCCCGCTGGCGGTCTTCTGGGCGCGTCCCGGCGTCGGAGTCGCCGCCGCCGCGCTGGCCGGGGCGGTGTTGGGGTTCCTGCCCTATAATTTTTCGTCCGGGCGCATCTTTCTCGGGAATAACGGCAGTCTGATGTTGGGGTTCCTTGTCGCCGCACTCCCGGGCACCCTGATCCCGTCGCGCGAACACCACGCCGCGCTGGTCAGCTGGATCGCGCCGATCTTGCTGCTCGGAGTCCCGGTGGGCGACTTCTTGCTTGTACACGTCCGGCGCTATCGCAACGGCCTCCGGAATCCGCTGCGCCTCATGACCTCAACGGGGAAGGACCATCTGCCTCACCGGCTCTTGAATGCCGGCTGGTCGGCTCGTCAAACCGCCTTCTGGCTCTACGGAGCGACGGGGCTGGCGGGAGCAAGCGCGGTCGGGCTTGTGCTCGCCGGCCCGATCGTAGCGGCGTTTCCTCTCGCCGTGCTGTTGACGACCGGAGTCACCCGGTGGGTCGCGTGGGCGTCCGCGAAATCCGTGTGAGGTCTTGGATCTCACGCCGCACCTTGTCGTTGGCGCGGCGATCGGTGCCCGCGTCCGGCGGCCCGCGCTCGCGCTGCCCGCTGCATTCGCCAGCCATTTTGTGTTGGATACGGTGCCCCATATCGACATCGGCTGGATCAACGGGCCGAATCTGAGCGCGGCGGTCGACACCGCGTTGGGCCTGGCGCTGTGCGGAATCCTGGTGTGGTCGGCAGGGAGTTGGGCGCCGTTCGCCGCGGCGCTGGCCGCCCTCCTCCCGGACGCTCCGGGGATCAAAGCATATGTGGAAGGAGCGGCCGGCGTGGTGTTTCCGCATCTGACCGCTTACCCGCCGTGGGGGATCGCAACCGAGGTGCTGACCACGGCGGCGGCGCTGGCCTGGGGTCTGAGAGGCCGCGGCGCGGGAGCACCGGTGAGCCGGAACCGATGACGTCGCGAGAAGCCATGGCGATGGGGGGGGACCTCACCGTGCAGATCGCGGCACCAAGCGCCGAGCGGGCGGCTCAGGATGTAGGGGATTTGGTCGTCACACTCAGCGCGATAGAGGCCGGTGTGCTGCACATCGTGCGCGAGGGCCGCCGGATGCCGGTGGAGACGTTGACGCGGGAGTTTGCCGGCCTGGCGCAGGAGCTCCGACGGTGCTACCGGCGACTCGTCGACGTCGCGGAGCGGCGGGATCTCGGCTTCGCCACCCAGCGAAAGATACGTCAGATGCGGGAACACACCATCTGGTTGTACCGCAAGATCTCCCAGGAACAGATCTTCTTTCGGAAGCTCGCGCTCGAAGCGAGTCTGCGGCAGGTGATCTCGACCGAGGCGTTCGGCGTGTACCAGCAGCTGCTCTGCGCGGACGACGAAGAACGCCGGCGCGCCGGGCGCGACGATGCCGCCCTCGCGACCCTGTTGCTTTCGGACCAGGACGAGGCTCTCGCGTTCTGAGAGCCGGCGCGGCTACGCGGTCTGACCGGCCAGGCGTTGCGCCAGGGTCCTGCTCAGCGGGCGGTTGAGGGCGTCGAGGACCGCCTTGACGACCGCGTGCGTCAAATCGGGCGCTCGAGCGCTTCCGATGAATGAGGTTGCGCCGTTTGATCGGTTGGCGAGAACGACGACCGCCAGTTTGTCGACCGCGGTCGGCACTTCGGTGAACTCTTCGAGAGTGTAGACGTGCTCCTCGCCGGCAGTCAACCGGAGGGCATCGAGCGTCGCCTCCGCGGCCAGGAAGAAGATGCCTTGGCCGTGCACACGTCCGGCGGCGCGACCGGTGCTTTCACGGGCGCCTAACCGCAGCACGACGGCAACCTCACTGCCCGCTTCATCGCTCCGAATGGTCACATCGACCAGGCGGAGGCGCGCCTGTTGAACGGTGTCCGCCGGCGGGACCGCCGTCCACCGCGTTTCGCCGTTCGCGGTGCTCAGACGCGCGGTCGACTCGGCGGTGTGCTTCGCGTCCTTGGCGGCCGTTGAGGCCCGGCTGGCGAGCGTGAGCAGATCGTCGATCGTGGCCCCAAGATGCGCGCGAGTGCGGCCCTCGGTGCGTCGCCCGCCGCTCAGGCCGATGCTGGCGGTGACCCGGTTGAGTCCGCTGGTCAAGTCGGTGGGGAGCACGACCGCGGCTTGGATCCGCTCGGCCAGTTCGCGTGCTTCCGGTTCGCGCCGGGTGGTCGCAATGGCAAACTCGTCGCCGCCGTAGCGGCACAGCATGTCCGTTCGGTCGCGCACGAGACCGCCGAGCAATTCCGCGACCGCGACGAGCATATCGTCCCCCGCGACGTGGCCGAGAGTCTTGTTGACGATGCCGAAATTGTCGAGGTCGATGAAGAGCACCGACACCTCGTGGCCGTGCGCGAGGGCCGCCGAGGCCCAGGCCCGCAGCGCGGCGGCGGACGGCAGGCCGGTGAGCGGGTCGCTCTGCTGGCCCTGTTTGCGCAGGATGTTCGCCGCGGAGATCTGCCCGACCAGCTCGTTGTCCTCGATGACCGGCAGGACGTCGAGCCGCTGCCTTGTCATGGCGGCATAGGCCTGCACCAGGGGCAGGTCCGCGGGGACCGGGGTAATCCCGGGCGTCATCACGTCGACGACGAGCCGATACGGAGCCGCCGCGAGGAGTTGCTGCGGCGTAACCAAGCCGGCGACGCGGCCGTCTTCGACGACCGGAAGCGCCGTGAGGTGGTGTCGCGTCAGTTTCTTGGTGGCGGTGGCCACGGTATCGTGGCTGTTCACGGACTCGGCCGTCACCACCATCGCGTCCGCGACGGTCAACCGCACCTCATCGACTGAATCAGCGGTCATCGGTCCCAACAATGGGGAGCAATGGTCTGACGGCCGCCGGAGAGAGTGACACGCGGCGGACCGCTGCAGGACACACCAACAGCCAGCCAGACGGTTTCAGCCGCCTGCCTCCCCCGAGTGGCACCGCGGAAAATAGTAATTTTAAGCGTCCCACTTCAGTTTGAGGGGGACAACCGTTCGAACTGAGTATTTGGGGCGCTCCATAGAGAGAGGACGAACGCCGTCGAGGGTCCGCGGCGGGAAGTGCGCTCCAATTTCCTTTGGGTTCAGTGTATAATGTGCCTATTATTGGCCGGCCTACGGTGCGCCTGGGGGTGCCAGGTTGACGGAAGTTCGAATCGGCAAGGACGAGACGCTCGACAGCGCGCTGCGGCGGTTCAAGCGCCAGGTGAAGCGGTCGGGCATCCTCACCGACG harbors:
- a CDS encoding EpsI family protein, with product MNRTAYLFAFVAIIVAAGVLRTVEYAPGVSLHRPLENLPLQFSVWRGQTGYLTPDVLAVLRADDYLLRRYEDTTGHALWLYVAYYSSQPPDTRLHSPAVCLPGAGWYIAQSGLERISLPGRTVTVNRNLIQKGGDQQVVLYWYQMQGAVAAKELQAVGLLAWVSLTQHRSDEALVRVNAPLAGGLEETVARETAFVRAVFPRFNSLLPQ
- the xrtA gene encoding exosortase A; the encoded protein is MPPLALVLQLLALGGAVAFLYGHVFADLATQWWTDENYSHGFLVPLISGYLLWERRRQLMRCRIETSAWGYPVLLLGLALLIVGQASAFGYPVRLSFLVTVAGLTMLLAGRDALRIAAFPLIFLLFMIPLPAPVLNKVAFPLQLLAARVAGTTLDLANIPVLREGNIIDLANSRLEVTEACSGIRSLVALLALAVVFAYFSQKTWRSQAALVASAIPIAVVANAARVTLTGVLAQIFGSEAAMGFYHLFSGWLIFVVAFGLMVMVGGALGSRRPGTTGT
- a CDS encoding PIG-L deacetylase family protein; translation: MIAPHADDEAYGCAGTIAKIKAAGGSVHVIVVSVGDLQHYKSEAPTVAAETREAELRASMDLLKVDGYEVLFRDAKTHLRLDAIPRRDLIALFERDAQYAIDKVRPTALILPHPSYNQDHEAVFKAGFAACRPHLRGDKPFINMVLACDAAQLGWGDGFRPDLYVDISEYLSVKLDALACHRSQLRRLPDPGSIKNVEYLARFRGANIAVDAAEAFECHRVVL
- a CDS encoding PEP-CTERM sorting domain-containing protein — encoded protein: MKWTSSNGSSCTGFIASVPLTGGGSGTSTNDCLSSVPEPGSLLLLATGLPGLAGLVVMRRQSLFKPKA
- a CDS encoding DegT/DnrJ/EryC1/StrS family aminotransferase, encoding MIAHSRPTIGPEDVDGVARVLQSGHLAQGSVVADFEAAVAGYLGRRGGVATNSGTAALHLALLTLDVGPGDEVLLPSYTCVALLHAVRHVGATPRLVDLAEGEYAMCPREAGRLITSRTRAMIVPHMFGVPADLDALCDLGVPVIEDCAQSLGATYQGRPAGGAGVITVCSFYATKVITTGEGGMLLSNSEVVLRRARDLRDYDGRGALPVRFNYKMTDMQAALGLSQFGRLSAFLVRRRALAARYHAALRDLPLVLPYPLPQRSHIYYRYVVGIRGAAEAARALRELGVECKPPVPRPLHALLGQRGFDRTEHAAATALSLPLYPSLTDDQAEIVLRAAVAVFTRKETEQRLLTSSAS
- a CDS encoding GGDEF domain-containing protein → MTADSVDEVRLTVADAMVVTAESVNSHDTVATATKKLTRHHLTALPVVEDGRVAGLVTPQQLLAAAPYRLVVDVMTPGITPVPADLPLVQAYAAMTRQRLDVLPVIEDNELVGQISAANILRKQGQQSDPLTGLPSAAALRAWASAALAHGHEVSVLFIDLDNFGIVNKTLGHVAGDDMLVAVAELLGGLVRDRTDMLCRYGGDEFAIATTRREPEARELAERIQAAVVLPTDLTSGLNRVTASIGLSGGRRTEGRTRAHLGATIDDLLTLASRASTAAKDAKHTAESTARLSTANGETRWTAVPPADTVQQARLRLVDVTIRSDEAGSEVAVVLRLGARESTGRAAGRVHGQGIFFLAAEATLDALRLTAGEEHVYTLEEFTEVPTAVDKLAVVVLANRSNGATSFIGSARAPDLTHAVVKAVLDALNRPLSRTLAQRLAGQTA
- a CDS encoding MraY family glycosyltransferase is translated as MLDFPSERKIHRRPTPRLGGLAVFVAFAASTAVDIRPGRLDQMMLLLAGAAAFSVIGLLDDLRNAGAWKLGLEAAVVVTVVRLGGVNAQLPWPYAGEILAVLWILGVANALNCFDCADGVAAGTVAVTALMLIPLAVFWARPGVGVAAAALAGAVLGFLPYNFSSGRIFLGNNGSLMLGFLVAALPGTLIPSREHHAALVSWIAPILLLGVPVGDFLLVHVRRYRNGLRNPLRLMTSTGKDHLPHRLLNAGWSARQTAFWLYGATGLAGASAVGLVLAGPIVAAFPLAVLLTTGVTRWVAWASAKSV
- the rpsU gene encoding 30S ribosomal protein S21; the protein is MTEVRIGKDETLDSALRRFKRQVKRSGILTDAKRHEHYEKPSQKRRRRAARRNKRH